The genomic region TAGACACATTATCTGACTGAGTTTACTGAAGCAAAAACATTCCATAACCTTAACCTTTTCCCTGACCCCCTGCTTTTAACAACTGCCGACATAGTTTTATGCTGTTATGTGACCATGCTCGGATGAAATCTGTCAAACAGCTCCTTGAGTTATTAGGCTGTCTGAGTCTGACCTTTCTGCAATCAAAGATATATGACTTAAGGGCTCAGATTTGCCATGGCAACCGGTCCAATTTGCTGCCGTGAGAAAAGGTCTAATTGTTGCAGAAATTTAATGATCTAGAGCGACATCAGGGCTGTGAGATTTTATGAACTGTTTACACcgtaattttcattttgttaatgcaGTCTTTTTTTTGTAACCCATTCATGGCTAGAGCATAAGtgattgtgttttatttaaaatagcattgCATATCATGAGAGCTGTATCAGAGAAAATGTGCCACTATTTAAGAAGCCCTTAATATGCGGTGATATTTCACTTTTAACACCCTtccttattttcattcttttaaaagatattttaactgCTTAGACCTTTGCCAGACCTGCATTCATCATTGGCATAGAAGGAACTGTATACTTTTCTCCTCCACCCTCTTCTGATCTGCTTACTGATTGAGTGCCTATTGTAAAACAGTAGGAAATCACAGAGCATCTGGGGGAGGAGGTATCATAACACTTCCTATTATTCTTTATCAGTGCCTGTCcttaaaaaattctgtatttgGAGAAAAGTAGGATATTAACTTATAATTATGGTTAGGAATCCCATATATTTTGGACAGTGCCATTGACTGCATAGCAGAGAGATTTCTACCTGTGATAGAAGCATGAATTACTTGTTGCATATATTCCATATTAGATAGAGAAATGTTTATGTCCATTCCCAAATTagcattttttcccctcaaatgaaTTAACAGAAGGTGATATTTAGGAGAAATTGAAAGCAAACAGGTTATATTATTATGCAGTTATTAACTTGTAAAATGGATAGATAATatgctgtaaaaataaatataatataggaATATTTCTGTACAGAAAtgaaataacttattttaatCTAGACTATCCTTTTGTTACCCAGCTGGACATAAATTGTCTCTGTAAACTGTTGTGAAATAGTATGTTCTGTATGATAGTCTTGCTGGGTGTTGGTTGCATAGGAATTTGGTAACACCATGCAACATCTGGAATCTAGTTCTGTATTCTCTTATTATAGAGAAGAATGTCAGTAGACACTTATTAGTTACAGAGTAATGTACTATATATATCACAAAAAGcagtgtctctttttaaaaagtacatttaaaatgaaaataaaaatataaggtaAGTGCTTAAAAAGCATTGGTATTTTATCATTATAGTTGCAGTATGGTAGGACTGAAGTTAATGTTACTACAAGTCTTATGTATGCCATTTACATATGGTTATGTTTGTTATTGCAGATGTAAGAAAAACgatagatgatttaaaaaaagtgaTGAAAAATTTTGAATCCAGAGTTGAATTTACAGAAGATTTGCAGAAAATGAGTGATGTAAGTATTTGTTTTCAGTCgtcgttttatttttttttttttagaaaaattttttcttactGGAAAAATTCATACAACCATGGAACAAAGTACTTGAAGTTTCAAGTGCCTTCCAGACATCTTGTCTTAGGTTGTACAATTGcactaattttaatattttgagagtTCAAATtgttaatgttctttttttgtttgtttaaaaaactaGGCTGCAGGTGATATTGTTGACataagagaagaaattaaaactgactttGAATTTAAGGGTaagtaataaaacttttttatatatagttatttaaatatttgccatTTGTATTGATCTTTAAGGAGTCTTACATATTAGATTATATTTAtgatactttttatttcataaaatgcaAGCATTTgttctgtttatccattttataattcttacataaaattgttatatatttaaatatatttttaataaaacacatTAATGGATAACTTTTTGGTGAAAAACTTGATTTTTGACTGATGTACTTAAGTGATTAATTTACATGgctttttcaaagttatttaatGCTCCAAACATCTGAAACTCAGATAATGTATATTCATTATACATTATCCCAATTTGAACTTTCCCAATACTATTCCCAATTTGAACTTTAACTTTAGGAAATCAAAGCATATTTTAGCCATTCATTTTATGTTGGGTGCCGGGCCTTGCCATACACAGGTTGTTCCTAGGTTTATATAATAACTTTCTCTTGCTGAATCGAAGGTCAATTTTGTGTTTAGATTTACTTCTATAAAGGCAATGGTCCTCTGGTCTGCTGTAAAGTGTTCTAgtcatgaaaatttttaaagtttaaaattaaattaaagttaAACCATTAACAGAAATGGTTTATAATTACTACTGTAGAAAACTTTTAACATTTAGTTTGGTTATTAGAGTTCATGTTTTAGTAATTAACTCTGAGGAGAACTTGTTAATTGAAATAGGTGATTTTAGAAGCTATGTTCTAGCCACACAGGTTATGTAGTAGTATATGGCTTTGGAAGGTGAAATAAAAGAAACGTATATATAAGTTAGAGATGAAAAACAACTTAAGATTTTTGTGGTGACATGTcaatatgtaatttaaaagtttgaaacaTAAAATTTGTTAATACTCTTATCAATAATGGTAATAGAGAATAGgctatgaaatataattttgatattttcaagTTTAGAAAACAGTTCTGTAAATTTGAATATATGATGGAGGTCATCTGTTAGCACCATGTCATAAAACAGCATTAGACTTCCTCCCGTTGCCTTTTCAAagctttaatttgctttttaaaaagattatttttttcaaatgaaaagcaGGTAGATGTGAGTTTTGATTTTATCCATCTCCTGCCTCACATGAGGATTATAAATAAGATGAAGCAATTTAAAAGCTAGAAATactcatatataaaattatagtagAATTTTCCAAGGATTAGGCTCCATAGATTTCTCCTAGGGTATTCCTGTCTGGCAGTGCCTTAGAGTTAAAAGTATCCTGTGACAAAGCTTTTATGTGTTACTTTAGTAACTAAATTCTCTTGAGTAAGGATGGAAGATGGGTATTACTTGTGTTGAATTTTGTGTTATGACTAGAGTGCATTGTGACCATTTCTGCTTATGCATTTTTGAAGCTCTCAGGCAGCTCTTTATAGTCTTTAATGTGCATGTGAATTCTCTGGGGCTAtggttaaaatacagattctgattcagcaggtctggggaggCCCTGAGAGTCTGCACTTGTGAAGTGTTCTCCAGGGATGCTGGCACTGCTCGGTCCTTGAACTAAACAGGATTCTAAGAGTCATACATCCTTGGAACTCCACTGTTTGACTTAAAAATCATGTCTTGCTCTTTCTCAACATCCTCCTCACCTCAGAAGAAAGTCTCATTATGTCTAGGtttgtgccttttaaaaattggctGTTAATGgccatgtccttttttttttttttttaacagcaaaacACCGAATTGCTCATAAACCTCACTCCAAACCAAAAACTTCAGATATTTTTGAAGCAGAATTTGCAAATGATCTAAAATCCAAGGATCTGCTTGCTGATAAGGAACTATGGGATCGACTTGAAGAACTAGAGAGACAAGAAGAATTGCTGGGTGAAATTGATATTGATAGGTACCTAATGAAAAATTTCCTTACACACATTTCCTTATAAAATATGTGCCCCttgaataaaatacagaaaagcacgTTATCCTAAAATATCAGTAACACTACCACTCTAAGGCAAATATTAATTCTCTAGAATATTTTCCTTCAGGTCAGTGTGTTCATGCACATGCCCCATACATATGTGTGTCATAGAAATACTTAATATACCTATTTCTTATTATACGATTTCAGCCATATTTTGTATAATAAATTAAGATATACCAGATATTTATAATTATGGATactttatatattacattttaaatgagttatttttttttactgtagtcAAGATAATGTAGTATTTTAAATgacttgttaaaaagaaaaatatgcattcaGTTTAAGTTTGTGGCTATAACATGTTTGTCCTTGCTTTCCTTTGCAAACTTTTTTGCTTATTGAGCAAGTAGTTTGtaatctgggtttccctggtggctcagtggtaaagaatctgcctgcaaagcaggagatgtgggtttgatccctgggttgagaagatcccctggagaaggaagtggcaacttgctccagtattcttgcttggagaatcccagggacagaggaacctggtgggctatggtccatgaagttgcaaaagagtctgacatgacttagcaactaaacaacaaaatttgtAATCTGGTCAAGTAGTTTTAAGTATGAAAAACTTGACCCAGTTGCCGTTTGAAATACACATTAGCGCTCACTCAAAATTGTCAGAGTGCTTAGTGAAAGGTATTACTATAGAAGTTgctatattattttacttaaatgATATGCAGAGTTAGTTACTGTGAAAAATAAGgcacagaatatttttttcactACAATTTCACCTATACTTAGGTCTTTTTAATTAACTGATActgtttcatttttgtaaatCAGTTTTGAATCTTGTGATTTTCTTCATTGCGATTCTTCTTCAACTTTTGCATGATGTTGTTTCCATTCTGTTGCAtttctggttttggttttgtttttttttgttgttgttgttttttttggttttgttatttttataaggTCCTCAAATTCTTTGTAGAATGAAGCATgggaaatgtgtatatatgtgtataaatcatatacatatgtagaagtcttattttaaaaattataacaatacatgcttataaaatattttgattatgaaaatagaaaattagaatATGTTACAATTCTGTGGCTGTAATTTCTGGTCTTCAAATAGAGATAATATTCTCTGTGAATTTTATGCTAATTTATGATtgtactatttttattatattttattttatatggccAATATCTTCCTTGCAAAGATAAGAACATATTCTACTTATGTTTGAATAGCTACAGTATAGAATTAGCATAGAAaccattttttcattcatttaaaaacatttttattaacctAGAAATctagtttaaaaatattctatgcaaaaccttattttttatctattgaaattaactgaaaaaaattctaaTGTGTTTGTTtgaccttgttttctttttctttactattaATAGTAAGCCTGATACTGTGATTGCAAATGGAGAAGATGTGTCCtctgaagaggaaaaggaagatcaGAACATAAATGTGAATATGATGCATCAAGTAACAGACTCTCTCGCCCTCAGCAATTGTTATAACAGTCTTACAAATTCAGAACTCTTCAATGGTCAAGTGAATAGTCCATTGAACTATTCAGTGAATGGTTCAAGTTCTTACCACAgtaatgaagatgatgatgataatgatgatgatggtggtgatagtgaAAATGACCATGATACCTTAGGGGTTGAAGATAATTCTATACCAACAATATATTTTTCTCACACTGTCGAACCTAAGAGGGTTTGTATACTTTTAACTTTACTAATTTTTTCATATGATTTGAATATTAATGATCATCTACAATTCTCTTTAAAAGAACAGTATTAACAGGGATTAATATTGTTGATAGTGCCAAATAAGAAAACCATCTTTTGCCTCTTGTTATGACCAgttttatctgaaaaagaaaaagaaaaaagtttagatAGTTAGCTGGTATTTGTATGTTGTTCTCTTGAAGCCACAATACAATTTGAAATTTGGTGGTCGGGAAGGGGATCAGATGagtatttgtgtatatttatgaTGAAAGTAACTGGCAttagttaaatttttaattgtatcaGGTTATTTCTGTGTGAGCATATAATGAATAGGAGCATGatgagcaaaaaggaaaaatttatcaggaaataaaaattagttcCATTTCTCACAAAGTAAATATAAGCACCTCTGGGTATTCAGGACTTTATAGAGTTTTGGTGTTTTAGAGCTGGGGTTACTAGAGCGAGAGCTTCTAATACAGCTTTTCTTAGTATCAAAAGACTTTTTGTTCCCTCTTTACTTATTGTAGAATCCCCAGTTTTTAAATCCCAGATCAAAGCACGTTGGATCTTAGTGAAGGAAGGACCTTAAACTCATTCCCTTGCTCTCTTGGCCTCATAATACTGCTTTAAGGAGCCACCGGGAATTTCATCTTTCCAATTTGTCTTTCTCAAGGAAACTTAAGGCATAGAAGACTATAGAGTGAGTTAGTAATAAAACAGGGACTCTCTTGTCTTAATTTagtgctttgtttttttctttttcttctttttagctATAAGGTACCCTTGTAGGGATTGCCTGTATCAAAGTTAACGGTCTGTGGTTATCAGTCTTAAGTGCCTGTGATTATTATTTAAtgaaacatatttaaaacatatttactaTTTCTTAGGTCCTTTTAAGTGTTCGCTACTCTAATGTGAAGTGAAATAATtacatagttttttaaaatatatattcttatacttCAGACTAAAAGAGCATCTTGtgaattctttggaaaaaattgacctattaccagaaaaaaaattttgttttgtgattttcttttcaagCTTTAAGTTGGTTTTCATTTAGATAAAGCAGgaagaataaataatatttgcAGGAATGTTGTGGGGAAGAACAGTCATTAATATGGAAAGATGCTATAAATGCCAAGTAGGGATAGAAGAATAATGTGTTAATCCTGAAtagctttgattttatttttttgatccttaaattttaaaaaattagaggtatttaaaaattttaaatagttaagCATTATCTCATATTGTTTTTATGacttaaattttatattcttactgaatatttattttggttAATTGTGCTCTTTGTTTTGAAATGCATAATTTAAGCCAAAAACTTATATCAAAGTAATGGGTGATGTGAAAGCTTGTAATAATCTAGCATTTAGTTTGtatgtattttgctttttgtataaTAATAGTTGCTGATGACTAGAATTGGTCATTTAAAActagtccccaaccttttttggcaccagggactggtttcatggaagacagtttttccatggatgggGCAGGATGGGAGGGAATGATTTGGGGATGATTTAAGTGCATTACGTTTATTATGCTGCCACTGATATGACAGGAAGCTGAGGTCAGGAAGTAATGTGAGCGGTGGAGAGTAgctataaatacagatgaagcttcgtTTGCTCGCCTGCTGCTTATCTCCTACTGTGCAGCCCAGTTCCTAGCAGGCCACAGACTGATACCAGTCCGTGGCTCAGGGGTTGAGGACCCCGGATTCAAGAAGTAACGCATAGAAGTATGATAAACTAAGGACTTTTAGGTCTTAACTGATAATGCACATTATTTCAGTGTCAAAATATGTAAACTGCCTCTATTACTATTACTTCTTTAATTGTAGAGTTTATTGGTTTTAGTTTTGGCCTTAATTTGTCAAAATGATAGTGATTTTTTTGCTGTGAAATTTTTAGGTCCGtataaatactggaaaaaatacCACCttaaaattcagtgaaaaaaaagaagaagccaaGCGTAAGCGAAAGAACAGTTCTGGCAGTGGTCATTCTCCCCAAGAGCTGCCCATGATCAGGACTCCTGCTGATATTTACAGGTGAGTGGTATTCATAGACAGCAGAGCAGTctgctcttcctttctctctttttgcaaCTGAGTATTTACAGGAAAAGGTTGCTCGTAACACAGAAGTCTCTGACTGGAAAGTGAAGTATTTTGATGGAGTTAGCTTTGTG from Bubalus bubalis isolate 160015118507 breed Murrah chromosome 18, NDDB_SH_1, whole genome shotgun sequence harbors:
- the URI1 gene encoding unconventional prefoldin RPB5 interactor 1 isoform X1, with protein sequence MEAPPDPRPHASAAAPLRAPEVARLREEQEKVVTNCQEKIQHWKKVDNDYNALQERLSTLPDKLSYNIMVPFGPFAFMPGKLVHTNEVTVLLGDNWFAKCSAKQAVGLVEHRKEHVRKTIDDLKKVMKNFESRVEFTEDLQKMSDAAGDIVDIREEIKTDFEFKAKHRIAHKPHSKPKTSDIFEAEFANDLKSKDLLADKELWDRLEELERQEELLGEIDIDSKPDTVIANGEDVSSEEEKEDQNINVNMMHQVTDSLALSNCYNSLTNSELFNGQVNSPLNYSVNGSSSYHSNEDDDDNDDDGGDSENDHDTLGVEDNSIPTIYFSHTVEPKRVRINTGKNTTLKFSEKKEEAKRKRKNSSGSGHSPQELPMIRTPADIYRVFVDVVNGEYVPRKSILKSRSRENSVCSDTSESSAADFDDRRGVLRSISCEEAACSDASESILEEEQENHQKKLLPLSVTPEAFSGTVIEKEFLSPSLTPHPAMAHPVLPTIPERREVLSEVSEGTTKRVSKFKAARLQQKN
- the URI1 gene encoding unconventional prefoldin RPB5 interactor 1 isoform X2 encodes the protein MVPFGPFAFMPGKLVHTNEVTVLLGDNWFAKCSAKQAVGLVEHRKEHVRKTIDDLKKVMKNFESRVEFTEDLQKMSDAAGDIVDIREEIKTDFEFKAKHRIAHKPHSKPKTSDIFEAEFANDLKSKDLLADKELWDRLEELERQEELLGEIDIDSKPDTVIANGEDVSSEEEKEDQNINVNMMHQVTDSLALSNCYNSLTNSELFNGQVNSPLNYSVNGSSSYHSNEDDDDNDDDGGDSENDHDTLGVEDNSIPTIYFSHTVEPKRVRINTGKNTTLKFSEKKEEAKRKRKNSSGSGHSPQELPMIRTPADIYRVFVDVVNGEYVPRKSILKSRSRENSVCSDTSESSAADFDDRRGVLRSISCEEAACSDASESILEEEQENHQKKLLPLSVTPEAFSGTVIEKEFLSPSLTPHPAMAHPVLPTIPERREVLSEVSEGTTKRVSKFKAARLQQKN